The Bradysia coprophila strain Holo2 chromosome X, BU_Bcop_v1, whole genome shotgun sequence genomic interval CGTCTTTGGTATGACAACTCGATGAAGCTTCGGATGAAATGAGTGGTTTAAACGTTCGATAACTTAGTGACAAATATGCTGAAAATTCTTACCGTTGCTGGATAAAACTTGTTCGTCCAAACTTCTAATAAATCGCCTGTGTTGACTAGAATCGAGTTGGAAATGGGATCAGCAGCAATCCAGTTGCCGTCTGTTAATTTTATCTggtttaaaaattgaaactagTGTTTGATCAACGTGCATAACAAGTACTACTCAGCAAAGACACCTCAAGACCACCAATTTCATTTTGGAAAAGCAGCGTGAGAATTTCATAATCTGTGTGCTCAGCACATCGGATTGTGTCCGGTGGGAGAACTGTATCTGAGTGAATAGGAGGATAGTGAATCATACTGAAATCACACTCGTTGTCTGTTTCTGGATTATCCAAATGACGGCAGCACTTAACAAAATACTCGTGGTCGTCTAGCTTTAATGATAGAGCGAGAAGTTTTAGAAGATTTCTGATCAGCTTTTGGCAATGGAACTGTAGCTTCGTGTTTGTTGATTCAAATGCTAGAATGTCATCGTTCGGATAGACTGGTTTTTTCCTGATGATATCAAAGCATTCACGGTACTCAAATTTTGAATCAGGATGAAGTCTGCAAATTTCGAAAGTTCAAacgacaaaaaagaaacaaattttaccaaaaatatcgaattacaGCTCCTCGCCTGGTTCCACCCAAccatttcgactttttttcaaattctttttgtatttcattttgGCTTCTCTGGGGAGTGTGAAGAACGTTTCACTAATCTTGAAGTTATCCGCAATCTTTGTGGAATTACAAATTTAGTACTCCGAATTCGATTCGTTCTTCATTTGTCTTACCACTTCCTGCGGTACACCATGATTAATCAAATACATGAATCCAACATCATGCAAACTTTCTCTGATTTTAATTGCTACATCTTCCCAGTCAGAAGAATT includes:
- the LOC119085618 gene encoding 2-oxoglutarate-dependent dioxygenase htyE-like — protein: MITSIPIVDLERISCTENTNSSDWEDVAIKIRESLHDVGFMYLINHGVPQEVIADNFKISETFFTLPREAKMKYKKNLKKSRNGWVEPGEELLHPDSKFEYRECFDIIRKKPVYPNDDILAFESTNTKLQFHCQKLIRNLLKLLALSLKLDDHEYFVKCCRHLDNPETDNECDFSMIHYPPIHSDTVLPPDTIRCAEHTDYEILTLLFQNEIGGLEIKLTDGNWIAADPISNSILVNTGDLLEVWTNKFYPATLHRVVIPKTAEERRKPRYSFAYFIAPDNRTIIQPLESEVIPHDAIYSASEKTFTAYEHIMERVNTAYGVKVNK